The Corynebacterium suranareeae genome window below encodes:
- a CDS encoding FAD-dependent oxidoreductase: MMSKTTCDVIVIGAGIAGISTATAAREQGLDVVLLEKMPTIGGSTVMSGGWFAFTGTDEQQEEGVEDSIDLFREDLLNVGAHQNDPDLVDAYLEHQLETYRWLKNKGVNFGEVSISSGQSAARGHSTKIREVVALLHADFSERGGKTRLNARVTALLQDFSGRVDGVIINGDENLYARRGVVIASGGFSRSTELLKIFAPEQLAALPYGGAGNTGDGLKMGWKLGAGMADMSAVSGTYGSHPETTDEQQELLTAYYMGAIIVNKDGQRFIDESLDYKTLGAAVITQKDAIAFQIFDAGVRAQSHRGIALKDMDTLEDFGHLPSGNSLEELAELIEVPAEQLLKTVEEYNASIDAGEGDALGRTHLCNGVGELKGIVEKPFYAYPAKTLMTTTYAGLTFTPRGEVTDVDGEVIDGLFAVGEVTGGFHGAAYMTGSSLGKGAVFGHLVAQTLNHKEKDTHG; this comes from the coding sequence ATGATGAGTAAAACAACATGCGATGTCATTGTCATTGGCGCAGGTATTGCAGGTATTTCCACTGCCACTGCAGCTAGGGAACAGGGCCTTGACGTGGTGCTTTTAGAAAAGATGCCCACAATTGGAGGCTCTACCGTAATGAGTGGAGGTTGGTTTGCCTTTACGGGGACGGATGAACAACAGGAAGAAGGGGTAGAAGATAGCATTGATCTCTTTCGTGAAGATTTGCTCAATGTTGGAGCTCATCAAAATGACCCTGACCTCGTGGATGCCTACCTCGAGCATCAATTGGAAACCTATCGTTGGTTGAAAAATAAGGGTGTAAATTTTGGCGAAGTGTCTATTAGCTCTGGCCAGTCTGCGGCACGTGGGCACAGTACAAAAATTCGTGAAGTGGTAGCACTTCTCCATGCTGATTTTTCAGAGCGTGGCGGTAAAACTCGGCTCAATGCCCGGGTGACCGCATTATTGCAAGATTTCAGCGGCCGGGTTGATGGCGTGATTATCAATGGAGATGAAAATCTTTATGCACGCCGTGGCGTAGTGATTGCCTCCGGCGGGTTTTCCCGATCAACTGAGTTGCTCAAAATTTTCGCTCCGGAACAATTGGCTGCACTGCCTTATGGAGGCGCAGGAAATACCGGTGATGGTTTAAAGATGGGGTGGAAGTTGGGCGCTGGGATGGCAGATATGTCCGCGGTCTCCGGTACCTATGGGTCACATCCAGAAACTACGGATGAGCAGCAAGAATTACTCACTGCCTATTATATGGGTGCGATTATCGTTAATAAGGACGGACAGAGATTTATTGATGAGTCTCTGGATTATAAAACGCTTGGTGCTGCTGTGATCACGCAAAAAGACGCTATTGCTTTTCAGATTTTTGATGCAGGTGTTCGCGCCCAATCCCATCGGGGTATTGCGTTAAAAGATATGGATACCTTGGAAGATTTTGGGCACCTGCCCAGTGGGAATTCTTTGGAGGAGCTCGCAGAGCTCATTGAGGTACCAGCGGAACAATTGCTGAAAACCGTAGAAGAATATAACGCATCAATAGACGCCGGGGAGGGGGATGCGCTGGGACGCACGCATTTGTGCAATGGCGTCGGCGAGTTGAAGGGAATCGTCGAAAAGCCTTTTTATGCCTATCCTGCAAAAACTTTGATGACCACCACATATGCAGGTTTAACCTTCACGCCTCGAGGTGAGGTGACCGATGTGGATGGTGAGGTTATTGATGGATTATTTGCCGTCGGTGAAGTGACAGGCGGCTTTCATGGAGCTGCGTATATGACTGGTTCATCCTTGGGCAAGGGTGCGGTTTTTGGACATCTTGTGGCGCAGACACTTAATCACAAAGAAAAGGACACTCATGGATAA
- a CDS encoding HpcH/HpaI aldolase family protein yields the protein MDNKILQRLRAGEISRGVNIQSNGPEIVEMVGHAGFDHVMIDWEHGSFGTDSVVSMIRAAQYAQVTPIIRVPSNDEVWIKRVLDAGALGVVVPHISTKDQALRAVGSARYRGTDGAAAEVGARGACPSVRAAKHMAEDWKSFSTWSNDNIFVAVAIESSEGVAELDQILQVPGIDAVFLGTFDLAHDMGFYGDNSAPEVVEKIKRIVEVSKSAGVPLFATLYRGRSDEEVKKEVEFWRDLGAEIFNTISDRRLILQGLEHRLGQVN from the coding sequence ATGGATAATAAGATTCTTCAACGTTTGCGTGCCGGTGAGATTTCTCGTGGTGTGAATATTCAAAGTAATGGTCCGGAAATTGTTGAGATGGTTGGGCATGCTGGTTTTGATCATGTGATGATTGATTGGGAGCATGGTTCTTTTGGTACGGATTCTGTGGTGTCGATGATTCGTGCAGCGCAATATGCACAGGTCACACCGATTATTCGGGTGCCGTCTAATGATGAAGTATGGATCAAAAGGGTATTGGATGCGGGCGCTTTGGGCGTAGTTGTTCCACATATTTCAACAAAGGATCAGGCGCTTCGAGCAGTAGGATCAGCCAGATATCGAGGCACCGACGGCGCTGCCGCTGAGGTGGGTGCGCGAGGTGCTTGCCCGAGCGTGCGCGCTGCTAAGCACATGGCTGAGGATTGGAAATCTTTCTCAACCTGGTCAAATGACAATATTTTTGTTGCGGTGGCCATCGAGAGCTCTGAGGGTGTTGCTGAATTAGATCAAATTTTGCAGGTCCCGGGTATTGATGCCGTATTTCTTGGAACCTTTGATTTAGCGCATGATATGGGCTTTTATGGGGATAACTCTGCGCCTGAGGTGGTGGAGAAGATTAAGCGGATTGTTGAGGTGTCAAAGTCTGCAGGAGTGCCACTTTTTGCCACACTATATCGAGGTCGGAGCGATGAAGAAGTGAAGAAGGAAGTGGAGTTTTGGCGCGATTTGGGGGCAGAAATATTCAACACGATTAGTGATCGTCGTTTGATTCTCCAGGGCCTGGAACATCGACTGGGCCAGGTAAATTAG
- a CDS encoding GntR family transcriptional regulator yields MVAGKLQTVSVVDALEEHLRMDIFKGKIEAGERIKESPLAKELEVSRHTLRAALSRLENVGLLEYRENRGWSVPQFGQEEYEDILMLRESLETTAYRVAVDKGIKPNAAVDAVIARMKVMTEETPWFERIEADCDLHQSLVDLAGSPRLSRAFADMMDEFRLCRMQSLEWLQELPVARWIAFHEKLVEDLKDDNADPESVAGTHFVAAPWNAPRADVKPEEFKAAVSQ; encoded by the coding sequence ATGGTTGCTGGCAAGCTGCAAACAGTATCAGTCGTAGACGCACTTGAAGAGCACCTCCGCATGGATATCTTCAAGGGGAAAATTGAGGCAGGGGAGAGGATCAAAGAATCTCCCCTAGCTAAAGAACTAGAGGTGTCACGCCACACCCTTCGAGCTGCGCTTTCCCGCTTGGAAAATGTGGGTCTCTTGGAGTACCGCGAGAACCGTGGATGGTCTGTGCCACAATTTGGGCAAGAAGAATATGAAGACATTCTGATGCTGCGTGAATCTTTGGAAACCACCGCGTATCGCGTTGCCGTGGACAAGGGTATAAAACCAAATGCTGCAGTGGATGCGGTGATCGCTCGTATGAAGGTGATGACAGAAGAAACCCCATGGTTTGAGCGCATTGAGGCTGATTGTGACCTTCACCAATCATTGGTAGACCTTGCTGGGAGTCCCCGTTTGAGCAGGGCTTTTGCGGATATGATGGATGAATTTAGGCTGTGCCGCATGCAGTCTTTGGAGTGGCTGCAGGAACTTCCTGTGGCGCGGTGGATCGCGTTCCACGAAAAGCTCGTGGAGGATCTTAAAGATGATAATGCTGATCCTGAAAGCGTGGCCGGCACGCACTTCGTGGCAGCCCCATGGAATGCTCCGCGCGCAGATGTGAAACCGGAAGAGTTCAAGGCGGCGGTATCGCAATGA
- a CDS encoding HtaA domain-containing protein, translating into MTTIGTTMLAWGIKKSFLGYLESLPDCVFAESDGASRDPHTGLFQFPFHRRVELDEGGYRLEFSGDIRIKAHGGMLLVILMNPWLEISERGVELSVVDLMHWPDTSQRELIGHSPLMEAPGDAEFPLVLAESAVETFNNVYQPGEPLDPVVLI; encoded by the coding sequence ATGACAACAATAGGAACCACAATGTTGGCATGGGGGATTAAAAAAAGCTTTCTTGGATATTTAGAAAGCCTTCCAGACTGCGTGTTCGCGGAAAGTGATGGTGCCTCCCGTGATCCTCATACCGGACTTTTTCAGTTTCCTTTTCACCGCAGGGTAGAGCTTGATGAGGGTGGGTATCGTCTAGAGTTTTCCGGTGATATTCGAATCAAAGCACATGGCGGAATGCTCTTGGTTATTTTGATGAATCCATGGCTTGAAATCAGCGAACGCGGTGTAGAGCTCAGCGTTGTTGATTTGATGCATTGGCCCGATACTTCTCAACGAGAACTAATTGGGCATTCTCCTCTTATGGAAGCACCGGGCGATGCAGAATTTCCTCTGGTTCTTGCCGAATCTGCGGTAGAGACCTTCAATAATGTTTATCAGCCAGGCGAGCCACTAGACCCGGTGGTCTTGATATAG
- a CDS encoding GMC family oxidoreductase, with translation MNHLPRQFDYIVVGAGSAGAIVAARLSEDSRNQVLLIEAGPEDKSLWSRIPLGFGKIIFNKKYTSWDHQTEPEDAINGRQYALPYGRLVGGSSAINGLVHVRGIKRDYQEWVDAGAEGWGWEDNLPFHRKYESDHRGDTPLHGAHGPIGVERARWQNPLAEAFIDTASQYLGTPKHIDFNSGDAEGSGYWDLATHKGIRSSTSQTFLKEARKRSNLSVITDSVVLKINFDGKKAVGVTYKHKDQELSVTAAREVVLSSGALLTPKLLQLSGVGPAALLKKYGIEVIHDLPGVGENLMDHFQVGRKYTTTSKYTFNSLMRTPLQQGFRGARYLLGDRKGPLTIGASMAGSYVKTSEHSEDVDLQLHFLPFMPGDQGWDLANFSGFRLGMYQGRPQSRGHARITSADPFAKPSYTFNHLSVEEDRQVLMAGMRLAGKIAAAMPAEFNVKEIDPGPGADKEDDVLLDYIKKNGDTAFHYAGTARMGSDPLAVVDTQLRVHGVEGLRVVDASVMPGELTANINAAVLMIGERGADFIKRARS, from the coding sequence ATGAATCATCTCCCCCGACAATTCGATTACATCGTGGTGGGTGCAGGATCCGCAGGCGCCATCGTGGCGGCACGACTTTCCGAAGACTCCCGCAATCAGGTACTCCTCATTGAAGCCGGACCAGAGGATAAAAGCCTGTGGTCACGCATTCCCCTGGGTTTTGGCAAGATCATTTTTAACAAGAAATACACCTCATGGGATCACCAAACTGAACCCGAGGATGCCATCAATGGCCGTCAATACGCATTGCCCTATGGCCGCCTGGTCGGTGGATCCAGCGCCATCAATGGCCTTGTTCACGTTCGGGGCATCAAACGGGACTATCAAGAATGGGTTGATGCAGGCGCAGAAGGCTGGGGCTGGGAAGACAACCTCCCTTTCCACCGCAAATATGAATCAGACCACCGTGGCGATACTCCCCTGCACGGCGCCCATGGACCCATTGGCGTCGAACGAGCTCGCTGGCAAAACCCACTGGCAGAAGCTTTTATTGATACTGCCTCTCAGTATCTGGGCACTCCAAAGCACATTGATTTCAATTCTGGTGACGCCGAAGGCTCAGGCTATTGGGATCTAGCCACCCACAAAGGTATCCGTTCTTCCACCTCACAAACTTTCCTTAAGGAAGCACGCAAGCGCTCAAATCTGAGCGTGATCACCGATTCGGTAGTCCTCAAAATCAATTTCGACGGCAAGAAGGCGGTGGGCGTCACCTACAAACACAAGGATCAAGAGCTTAGCGTCACCGCAGCGCGCGAGGTAGTTCTCAGCTCGGGCGCATTGCTTACTCCCAAACTCTTACAGCTCTCTGGGGTTGGCCCCGCCGCATTGCTCAAAAAATACGGAATTGAGGTTATTCATGATCTCCCCGGCGTTGGTGAAAACCTCATGGACCACTTCCAAGTCGGTAGAAAATACACCACTACCAGCAAATATACTTTTAATAGTTTGATGCGAACTCCCCTTCAACAAGGTTTCCGCGGTGCCCGCTACCTGCTTGGTGACCGCAAAGGCCCACTCACCATCGGCGCTTCAATGGCCGGCTCCTATGTAAAAACCAGTGAGCATTCTGAGGATGTTGACCTGCAGCTCCACTTCCTCCCATTCATGCCCGGTGACCAGGGCTGGGATTTGGCCAATTTCTCCGGCTTCCGGTTGGGCATGTATCAAGGCCGACCACAAAGCCGCGGACATGCCCGCATCACCTCCGCAGATCCCTTTGCTAAACCCAGCTATACCTTCAACCACCTGTCCGTAGAAGAAGACCGACAGGTTTTGATGGCAGGTATGCGCTTGGCTGGAAAGATCGCTGCTGCCATGCCAGCGGAATTTAATGTGAAGGAGATTGATCCAGGTCCCGGCGCAGATAAGGAAGATGATGTTCTTCTTGATTACATCAAGAAGAACGGCGATACCGCATTCCACTATGCCGGTACCGCACGCATGGGCTCAGATCCTCTAGCCGTGGTAGACACACAACTCCGTGTCCATGGGGTTGAGGGCCTGCGCGTAGTAGATGCCTCCGTTATGCCGGGTGAGCTCACCGCAAATATCAACGCGGCCGTGCTCATGATTGGTGAACGCGGAGCAGACTTCATCAAACGCGCTCGATCTTAA
- a CDS encoding TetR/AcrR family transcriptional regulator — translation MEKRSEIPVQSQEVGLGRRRQALKSSTDARAVRTRDGIIAALNRLAENGSEITVSALVREAGISRGTFYTHFSGLEELAVAMQAEVVHFLAGLERTEAHLDPAETIRSRKESIAEALAGVVEHYAHYQGFYAAVFSLPISQAAAKKRVEALAIELEEHMCTDAVVPSHVNVKMAALFIAGGWTTVISEWVLGNIQASEAQVAEHLVELVPEWLYRLRGRS, via the coding sequence ATGGAAAAACGCTCCGAAATTCCGGTGCAGTCGCAGGAAGTGGGGCTGGGACGGCGTCGACAAGCTCTTAAAAGCTCTACCGATGCGCGCGCAGTGCGCACGCGCGATGGCATCATTGCAGCATTGAACCGCCTGGCTGAAAATGGTTCAGAAATTACCGTGAGTGCGCTGGTGCGAGAAGCGGGAATTAGCCGAGGAACTTTTTATACCCATTTTTCTGGGCTCGAAGAACTGGCTGTGGCCATGCAGGCCGAAGTTGTCCATTTTCTAGCTGGCCTTGAACGCACTGAGGCGCATTTGGATCCAGCGGAGACTATTCGTTCGCGTAAGGAAAGCATTGCTGAGGCTCTCGCTGGGGTGGTGGAGCATTATGCTCACTACCAGGGCTTTTATGCTGCGGTATTTTCACTTCCCATATCTCAAGCTGCTGCGAAAAAGCGTGTTGAGGCCTTGGCAATTGAGCTGGAGGAGCATATGTGCACTGATGCCGTTGTTCCTTCCCATGTCAACGTGAAAATGGCAGCGCTATTTATTGCTGGTGGATGGACCACGGTGATTTCGGAATGGGTGTTGGGCAATATCCAAGCCTCGGAAGCGCAAGTGGCGGAGCATCTTGTTGAACTTGTCCCTGAGTGGCTGTATCGCTTGCGGGGTCGAAGCTAG
- a CDS encoding aldehyde dehydrogenase family protein, giving the protein MSSFFNPTPSSGSSSVPEYGLYINGEWIEPGNRTLIDVDNPATEDIIARVAEATEDDVDKAVKAACAAHDDGRWSALSPKERQQVLIRFADIMDERKAELVEIDIAECGSVGWFADAGQVGGAIAHLRSTIEAMDRFEWEKSSPVHFGNGVGQGQVVRESYGVAALISAYNFPLWLNMTKLAPALAAGCSVVLKPASTTPLEGLILAEIGEQAGIPAGVLNVITGGRVPTTALTVHPGVDMVSFTGSDSVGAQIYEQAARSIKKVVLELGGKSPNIVFEDADIDAVAAQVVTHTIIQAGQGCSLLMRTLVHSSRHDELVEKVAAGLQAITVGNPADPNSQMGPLISAAQRAKVEELIASGVEAGAELVTGGQRPEGLDEGFYIEPTLFANVDNSMRIAQEEFFGPVNVIIPFDTEDEAVELANDSIYGLSGAVNSADSIRAYKVARRLRTGAVIINGGGGAFPDISMPFGGYKASGIGREYGEWGIEEYLQTKSIGWSAGK; this is encoded by the coding sequence ATGAGTTCATTTTTTAACCCAACCCCATCTTCAGGCAGCAGTTCCGTACCTGAGTACGGCCTATACATCAATGGAGAGTGGATCGAACCTGGAAATCGAACGCTCATTGATGTGGATAATCCCGCAACCGAAGACATCATTGCGCGAGTAGCGGAAGCTACAGAAGATGATGTTGATAAAGCTGTTAAAGCTGCATGTGCAGCTCATGATGATGGCCGGTGGTCGGCCCTTAGTCCCAAAGAACGCCAGCAGGTACTCATCCGATTTGCTGACATCATGGATGAGCGCAAAGCAGAACTCGTGGAGATTGATATTGCAGAATGTGGCTCGGTGGGATGGTTTGCCGATGCGGGCCAAGTGGGCGGAGCAATTGCTCATTTGCGGTCCACAATTGAGGCAATGGATCGCTTTGAGTGGGAAAAGTCTTCCCCTGTGCACTTTGGCAATGGTGTTGGTCAGGGGCAAGTGGTGCGCGAAAGTTATGGGGTTGCAGCATTGATCAGTGCCTATAATTTTCCGTTGTGGCTAAACATGACCAAACTTGCTCCAGCGTTGGCTGCAGGATGCTCGGTAGTTCTTAAACCTGCTTCAACCACTCCGCTTGAAGGGCTCATCCTTGCAGAGATTGGTGAACAAGCCGGGATTCCTGCAGGCGTTCTCAACGTGATCACCGGTGGCCGGGTTCCCACCACCGCGCTGACCGTGCATCCTGGTGTGGACATGGTCAGCTTTACGGGGTCGGATTCAGTAGGAGCTCAGATTTATGAACAGGCTGCACGATCCATTAAGAAGGTGGTACTTGAGCTCGGTGGCAAGAGTCCGAATATTGTATTTGAGGATGCCGATATTGATGCGGTAGCAGCGCAAGTTGTCACTCACACCATTATTCAAGCTGGTCAAGGGTGTTCCTTGCTGATGCGCACCCTTGTACACAGTTCCCGTCATGATGAATTGGTGGAGAAAGTGGCGGCCGGACTTCAGGCGATCACGGTGGGTAATCCAGCCGATCCCAACAGTCAGATGGGGCCACTAATTTCTGCTGCTCAACGTGCAAAGGTGGAGGAACTCATTGCCTCCGGTGTGGAGGCGGGTGCAGAACTTGTGACCGGTGGACAACGTCCTGAAGGTCTGGATGAAGGCTTTTATATTGAACCCACGCTGTTTGCCAATGTGGATAACTCTATGCGCATTGCCCAAGAAGAATTCTTTGGCCCCGTCAATGTGATCATCCCCTTTGACACTGAAGATGAGGCCGTTGAACTGGCCAATGATTCCATTTATGGTCTCTCCGGTGCAGTGAATTCTGCAGATAGCATTCGCGCCTACAAGGTTGCGCGTCGTTTGCGCACTGGTGCGGTAATCATCAATGGTGGCGGCGGTGCCTTCCCTGATATTTCTATGCCATTTGGTGGCTATAAAGCCTCAGGTATCGGCCGCGAATATGGTGAGTGGGGTATTGAGGAATACCTCCAAACTAAATCCATCGGATGGTCAGCAGGTAAATAA
- a CDS encoding cytochrome P450, whose translation MTTTQTQVPQDIANQIVLPTGHLDEEALFNAYKWLRTNAPLSQVEVEGYDRLWLVTKHSDILDIERQPELFPNGGGPDNPGTHNPILNTKAGDQYTLQTHGTLRPLESLQMMDPPEHTMIRDIAQGWFRPVELKKWNDRIRDLADKVIERHLHEGINELDFSKDFAWFYPLHVVMTLFGVPEEDEPHIMKLAHERFGVNDPESRRAGIDNDSPTAAAEQNLANIKDFFAYYTTLVEKLRKEPQDNLASLIANARMSNGEFYPIKMCIGYYIAISGAGHDTTSTTSAVIFEQLAKHPEQLKAVQEDLSLIPNLINEGLRWASPVKHFVHQAAGDYELRGQQIKKGDRLMLLFQSANRDEEMFKDPTAFRHDRKPNPHIAFGSGPHSCLGQPLARLELRILLEQLLPRVRNIELLDGRKVLQTNFVGGVKSLPVRFELLSN comes from the coding sequence ATGACAACCACTCAAACCCAGGTACCTCAAGATATTGCCAACCAAATCGTTCTCCCGACCGGACACCTCGACGAAGAAGCCCTGTTCAACGCATATAAATGGCTGCGTACCAATGCACCACTATCCCAAGTTGAAGTGGAAGGATATGATCGCCTGTGGTTAGTAACAAAGCACTCTGACATCTTAGATATTGAGCGCCAACCAGAGCTCTTCCCCAACGGCGGTGGTCCAGATAATCCCGGTACACACAACCCCATTCTCAACACAAAGGCGGGGGATCAATACACCCTCCAAACCCACGGAACGTTACGCCCCCTTGAATCCCTGCAGATGATGGACCCTCCTGAACACACCATGATCCGTGATATCGCCCAAGGCTGGTTCCGTCCGGTAGAGCTGAAAAAATGGAACGATCGCATCCGCGACTTAGCCGATAAGGTCATTGAGCGCCACCTTCACGAAGGCATCAATGAACTGGACTTCTCTAAAGATTTCGCCTGGTTCTACCCACTGCATGTGGTGATGACACTTTTCGGAGTGCCAGAAGAAGATGAGCCACACATCATGAAACTTGCCCATGAGCGCTTTGGTGTCAATGATCCTGAATCCCGGCGCGCAGGCATTGACAATGATTCCCCCACCGCCGCCGCCGAGCAAAACCTTGCAAATATCAAGGATTTCTTTGCTTATTACACCACCCTTGTAGAAAAATTGCGCAAGGAGCCCCAGGATAACCTGGCAAGCCTCATCGCCAATGCGCGAATGAGTAATGGGGAGTTCTACCCCATCAAAATGTGCATCGGTTATTACATCGCTATTTCTGGCGCAGGCCACGACACCACGTCCACCACATCAGCGGTAATTTTCGAACAATTAGCAAAGCACCCTGAGCAGCTCAAAGCTGTCCAAGAGGATCTTTCACTCATTCCAAACCTGATCAACGAAGGCCTCCGTTGGGCATCACCGGTGAAACATTTTGTGCATCAAGCTGCAGGCGACTATGAACTCCGTGGACAGCAAATCAAAAAGGGAGATCGCCTCATGCTGCTCTTCCAGTCCGCAAACCGTGATGAAGAAATGTTTAAGGATCCCACGGCATTCCGTCATGACCGCAAGCCAAACCCGCACATTGCTTTTGGCTCCGGCCCCCACTCCTGCTTGGGACAGCCTCTTGCTCGCCTTGAGCTGCGCATTTTGCTCGAACAATTGCTTCCTCGCGTGCGCAATATTGAGCTTCTCGACGGCCGAAAAGTGCTTCAAACCAACTTTGTTGGCGGCGTAAAATCTCTGCCTGTGAGATTTGAGTTGCTCAGCAACTAA
- a CDS encoding C4-dicarboxylate TRAP transporter substrate-binding protein, with translation MSHITQHSSTVAQFLKIWNRESVIREICFQETHNPDTNPHFREMRNLMNALPTGRPVRKTFRNVIATMAITSTFALAACSGSSDSASSSGGEEGGGFDEVTLSYSDLTSSTSGAGVAVQGWIDEIAEKSGDNVIIEPYWSSSLLTSADALSGTGSGVSDFTYTVVTYQPQALPVTNWMNEQGSLPLDSYPQSQLQTVGVMNELFNTEDAIKEFESQGVKFLASTSVAGKYDLLCSKEVSDQTDLSGLRVRAPGPVWAAEAEALGMTVVNVAQGEAYEALQRGLVDCQIGAPFMYEDYGLNEVAKHYYPAGFSANMGLVLLMNLDRWESLSPETQELLQSSMQSYATARTQADIESHMKFMNRRDELGIITHDASEMDEVLGKFQESQRESWIDHAPPGVTDPEATGEALSAAIESWADTVTEDVAPVAPGEVASESIDDFPAWQERLAETFNN, from the coding sequence GTGTCTCACATTACACAACACAGTTCTACTGTGGCACAGTTCCTCAAAATTTGGAACAGGGAAAGCGTAATCCGTGAAATCTGTTTCCAAGAAACTCATAACCCAGACACCAACCCACATTTTCGAGAAATGAGAAACCTCATGAATGCTCTTCCTACTGGCCGTCCAGTCCGCAAAACATTCAGAAACGTCATTGCCACCATGGCTATTACCAGTACTTTTGCGCTTGCAGCCTGTAGTGGATCAAGCGATTCCGCATCCAGTTCAGGTGGGGAAGAAGGCGGTGGATTCGATGAAGTCACGCTTTCCTACAGTGACTTGACCTCCTCAACCTCTGGTGCCGGTGTCGCGGTTCAGGGGTGGATTGATGAGATCGCCGAAAAATCTGGTGACAATGTGATCATTGAGCCCTATTGGTCAAGCTCCTTGCTCACCAGCGCCGATGCGCTATCGGGTACGGGATCAGGCGTATCGGATTTCACGTACACCGTGGTTACCTATCAGCCACAAGCCTTGCCAGTAACCAACTGGATGAATGAACAGGGATCCTTGCCCTTGGATTCTTATCCGCAGAGTCAGCTTCAAACCGTGGGAGTGATGAATGAACTCTTCAATACCGAAGACGCCATTAAGGAATTTGAATCTCAGGGAGTGAAGTTTCTAGCTTCCACCAGTGTGGCCGGAAAATATGATCTTCTGTGCAGCAAGGAAGTATCGGATCAAACTGATCTCAGTGGATTGCGAGTGCGAGCTCCTGGTCCAGTATGGGCAGCAGAAGCAGAAGCGCTGGGCATGACGGTGGTCAATGTGGCTCAGGGTGAGGCCTATGAAGCGTTGCAGCGCGGACTTGTTGATTGCCAGATTGGTGCGCCATTCATGTACGAAGACTATGGCCTCAATGAGGTGGCAAAGCATTATTACCCAGCTGGATTCTCGGCCAATATGGGTTTGGTGCTTTTGATGAACTTGGATCGCTGGGAAAGCCTATCGCCAGAGACCCAGGAACTACTTCAATCGAGCATGCAAAGTTATGCGACTGCTCGAACCCAGGCGGATATTGAATCGCATATGAAGTTCATGAATCGACGCGATGAGCTGGGTATTATCACCCACGACGCGAGTGAAATGGATGAGGTCTTGGGGAAGTTCCAGGAATCTCAGAGAGAATCATGGATTGACCATGCTCCTCCAGGAGTCACTGATCCAGAGGCAACCGGTGAAGCCCTTAGTGCGGCAATTGAATCTTGGGCTGACACTGTCACCGAAGATGTTGCTCCTGTTGCACCTGGTGAAGTGGCCTCCGAGAGCATTGATGATTTCCCCGCATGG